The window CAGATAGACTGGAAAATAGCGCCGGATAAAGCTATTATATCCGATAAGGATATAAAGCAGCCCGGACTGGCCGATTGTAAAAATAATTTTGTTTTTGAAGGATAATCATTGCTTATGGCAAAGCCCAAAATACTTGTTACAGGCGCCAATGGCCAGGTAGGCACTTCGCTCAAAGCTTTGCCGGCCGCCTATCCTTCCTTTGATTTTATCTTCCTCACCAAAGATGAGCTGCCCATTCACCGGTTTGAACTGGTAAGCCAGTACTTTGATGTGGTTAAGCCTGCCTATTGTATTAATGCGGCTGCTTATACTGCTGTAGACAAGGCAGAAACAGATAAGGATACTGCTTTCCTGGTGAATGGTGATGCTGTGGGGGTACTGGCATCAGCTTGCAAGAAGTACGGTACCCGGTTCATTCATATTTCCACGGATTATGTATTTGATGGTACCTCACCGGAACCTTATAAGGAAGATGACCGTACCAATCCTGCCAATGTATATGGGCTTTCCAAGTTGCGCGGTGAAGCCCTGTGTTTGCTATACAATCCCGAAGCTGTGATCATCCGCACTGCCTGGGTATATGCTGAGCATGGTAACAATTTTGTGAAGACCATGTTGCGGCTGATGAAAGAGCGCCCCGCCATCAATGTGGTGAATGACCAGATCGGTGCGCCTACCTATGCGGGTGATCTGGCAAAAGCGATATTGGAGATAGTGAGGAAGAATTCAGAATACAGAATACAGAATACAGAAGCGGGCGACCAGCAAATGGTAACCGGGAACTGGCAACCTGGCATTTATCACTACAGCAATCAAGGGCGTATTAGCTGGTATGATTTTGCCGTGGCCATCAAAGAGCTGTCTGGCAGCGCCTGTGTGGTCAATCCCATTCCTTCCGCTCAATATCCTACACCTGCCAAAAGACCGGCTTTTTCTTTACTGGATACGCATAAGATACAGGCTGCCTACCAATTGGAAATACCCCACTGGAAGGAGAGCCTGCAACGTTGTTTGACGCATTTGTTATAACATGAACAGAAACTGCGATATTATCTGCTTTACCCTTTCCCGATGGGATTCCGAAATATCTTCACCGGCACTGGCATTGGCCATTGAATTTGCCAGGAACAACCGGGTATTTTATGTAGAGCATCCCTTCTCCTGGCAGGATTACCGGCAGTCTCAATACAACAAGTTCACCCGGCCGCGGAAAGACGCTTTATTAAAAGGCAAAAACATTTATGCCAACCCGCCTTCGCTGCCTGCTAATTTAACGGTGGTTACTTCACAGCTTACCCTTCCTGTTAACTTCCTGCCACCGGGCATCCTGTACAACACCCTATCGAAATACAATGACCGGATTGTACTGAAAGCGATCCGCCGGGTAATAAAAGATTATCAGCTCAAAGACTTTATATACGTTAATTTCTTCGACCCTTATTTCGTACGCAGCATTCCGCCTGATATTAAGCCTTTGCGTACCATCTACCAATCGATGGATGATATTTCACAGGTGGCTTATTCCAACCGGCATGGCACGCGACTGGAGGAAGAGATCATCCGTAACTTCGATTATACGTTGTGTACCTCTAAAGAGCTTACCAGGTTGAAGTCGGCCTTTTCGCCCAACGTGTATTTTCATCCCAATGCAGCCGATATTGACATTTTCAAAAAGGCTGCTACGGAAGTATTACCCAAGCCGCCGGAACTGCAAAACATTACCCAGCCCATCATTGGTTATACCGGCAGTATTGAATACCGGTCGGACTTTGAACTGCTGAAGAAGATAGCAGAATACCATAAGGACAAGATCCTGTTCCTGGTAGGGCCTGTGCAGGGCGATGAACACAAAGCCGTGGGGCTTGATACCCTGCCCAATGTGATCTTCGCCGGCCCGCGCAAGATCACAGAGCTGCCCAATTACCTGCAGTACTTTGATTGCGTGATTATTCCTTTTAAAAAGAATACACTTACCAAAAGTATCTATCCCCTCAAAATCAATGAATACCTGGCAGCCGGTAAGCCGGTAATCGCCACCCATTTCTCAGAAGACATCTATACCTTCCGCGATGTTGCTTATGTAGTAGATAGTCATGAGGAATTCCTGCAAACCATTGATAAGGCCATCACAGAACACAATGAAACACGCAGGCAGGCGCGCATCAAGGTGGCGTCTACCAATACCTGGACGGCCAGGGTAGAGCAGTTCTGGAACATCATTGAAAGAGAGCCGAAGAAAGCTTAAATGCGCGCAAGCGTATTACTTAATAGCGGTAATAGCCGTGCCGCCATGTTTGCTTTGTGTTTTAACGATCCCAAAGCCGGGCGCAAACCATTCGGTACCTTCTATATTCACCGGTATGCCAATACCCATGGTCTTAATGGTAATCTTGCTTTTGTAAGATATTTTATAACACTCCCAGGTACCTGCAGACGTAGTTACTGATTCCTTGCCTTCTACCTTACGGTTATTGACCACCATGATCACTGATTGTTTCATGCCCTTATTCTCTACTTCTATATTCATACTGGCGTCTTTAAGCTCATCGCCCACTTTCATAGCAGCAGGGTATTCTATATAGATATTATCGGCTTTGGCTTCTGTGGTACCAAACTGCTCCTGCTGGGCAGCCGGTAAAGACATCTTCATGTCCACCATCATCACCCCGCTTTTACACTGGATAGTACCTTTAGCTTTGGCAAAAGACTTTCCTTTCCTGTCAAACATTTCTGAGTTAAGCTGGCCTGTGAGGGTGCCACCGCCATTTTTTACATCTGTTACTGCATATACCTGTTTACCATTTTCATCGCCCTTCTTGTTGTAGATGGTCATTTCAATGGTCTTGTTATTCTGCAGGAAATAAAAGCTTTTGCAATCTTGTGCCCTACCGGGCAAGGCAATGATACAGGCCAATAGTGCAGGCAACCAGTTATTTTTCATAATGCTGCTTTAAAGGTGTGTTAATACCTGCAAAGTAACAGCCGTTTGAAAGGGAAGACAATACCCTCTTGGTGGTAGGCATGATTTAACCCGTAACGGGCGTAAACCGTGGTGTAAATAGCAATGCTGCGAAAGGGATTATTTTTTTACTGCTGCGGAGTCTTTGGAGGCTCCCTGCTTTCCGGGATTGCGCCAGGCCCCTGTCATACGGTTTACGATCTCTTTAATAACCGTATCGAATTTCAATACCTGTTCGGGTTTGCACAGTGCGCGTACCTGCTGGAAATGCTGGAAGGTAATGAGGTCCAATTGTTTTTGTAAGGCGCCGATCTCATCTGCTTTTGCCTGCAGGACGGAATCCTGTGGGGCAGGTTCTTTCAGCAGATCAAAGAACCTCTTTTTGGTATTGCGGATGGAGTCCATGAGCGGCTTTTGCCGGCTCATCATCGTATCTCTTAATTGCCAGTAAATGGTTTCCTGTTCTTTATCGAGCTTCAACTCATTGACCATGAACTGTCCCATGCGTTTCTGCCTGTCGCCGCCATCATTGT of the Paraflavitalea devenefica genome contains:
- a CDS encoding glycosyltransferase produces the protein MNRNCDIICFTLSRWDSEISSPALALAIEFARNNRVFYVEHPFSWQDYRQSQYNKFTRPRKDALLKGKNIYANPPSLPANLTVVTSQLTLPVNFLPPGILYNTLSKYNDRIVLKAIRRVIKDYQLKDFIYVNFFDPYFVRSIPPDIKPLRTIYQSMDDISQVAYSNRHGTRLEEEIIRNFDYTLCTSKELTRLKSAFSPNVYFHPNAADIDIFKKAATEVLPKPPELQNITQPIIGYTGSIEYRSDFELLKKIAEYHKDKILFLVGPVQGDEHKAVGLDTLPNVIFAGPRKITELPNYLQYFDCVIIPFKKNTLTKSIYPLKINEYLAAGKPVIATHFSEDIYTFRDVAYVVDSHEEFLQTIDKAITEHNETRRQARIKVASTNTWTARVEQFWNIIEREPKKA
- a CDS encoding TapB family protein, with amino-acid sequence MKNNWLPALLACIIALPGRAQDCKSFYFLQNNKTIEMTIYNKKGDENGKQVYAVTDVKNGGGTLTGQLNSEMFDRKGKSFAKAKGTIQCKSGVMMVDMKMSLPAAQQEQFGTTEAKADNIYIEYPAAMKVGDELKDASMNIEVENKGMKQSVIMVVNNRKVEGKESVTTSAGTWECYKISYKSKITIKTMGIGIPVNIEGTEWFAPGFGIVKTQSKHGGTAITAIK
- the rfbD gene encoding dTDP-4-dehydrorhamnose reductase: MAKPKILVTGANGQVGTSLKALPAAYPSFDFIFLTKDELPIHRFELVSQYFDVVKPAYCINAAAYTAVDKAETDKDTAFLVNGDAVGVLASACKKYGTRFIHISTDYVFDGTSPEPYKEDDRTNPANVYGLSKLRGEALCLLYNPEAVIIRTAWVYAEHGNNFVKTMLRLMKERPAINVVNDQIGAPTYAGDLAKAILEIVRKNSEYRIQNTEAGDQQMVTGNWQPGIYHYSNQGRISWYDFAVAIKELSGSACVVNPIPSAQYPTPAKRPAFSLLDTHKIQAAYQLEIPHWKESLQRCLTHLL
- a CDS encoding periplasmic heavy metal sensor, with protein sequence MTKFPRQKWLLLLVAILLVTNIITLSFYWSMKPADRPRNNDGGDRQKRMGQFMVNELKLDKEQETIYWQLRDTMMSRQKPLMDSIRNTKKRFFDLLKEPAPQDSVLQAKADEIGALQKQLDLITFQHFQQVRALCKPEQVLKFDTVIKEIVNRMTGAWRNPGKQGASKDSAAVKK